The following coding sequences lie in one Alosa alosa isolate M-15738 ecotype Scorff River chromosome 21, AALO_Geno_1.1, whole genome shotgun sequence genomic window:
- the nudcd2 gene encoding nudC domain-containing protein 2: MSVNFEEKSGAIPCKTPWGSWYQTMEEVFVEVNVPNGTTAKEVKCSLGSRQVELLVKGQEVFKGKLFATTVADEATWTLEDRCLIRIVLMKTNREAGNCWTSLLEGQYCADPWVQDQMQRKLTLERFQRENPGFDFSGAEISGNFAGGGPDFSDLQK, from the exons ATGTCAGTTAACTTTGAGGAGAAGAGTGGTGCTATTCCTTGCAAAACACCATGGGGATCATGGTACCAAACGATGGAAGAGGTTTTTGTCGAAGTGAATGTCCCTAATGGAACGACAGCAAAAGAAGTTAAATGTTCCCTCGGAAGTAGGCAGGTAGAACTCCTGGTCAAAGGCCAGGAAGTCTTTAAG GGAAAATTATTTGCTACAACAGTTGCAGATGAAGCAACGTGGACTTTGG AGGACAGGTGCTTGATTCGAATCGTGCTGATGAAGACTAATCGGGAGGCTGGAAATTGCTGGACTTCGCTTCTAGAGGGGCAGTACTGCGCGGATCCATGGGTACAGGATCAGATGCAGAGAAAGCTCACGCTGGAGCGGTTCCAGAGAGAG AACCCTGGATTTGACTTCAGTGGCGCAGAAATCTCTGGAAATTTTGCAGGCGGAGGACCAGATTTCTCTGACCTTCAAAAGTGA
- the ccng1 gene encoding cyclin-G1 has product MIDTLSGPDALPFAVQLKALLDQEGRFQPKLCGLRIIETAQDNGLRMTAKLREFEVRDLLSLTRFFGFSAETFSLAISILDRFLAVMKIQPKHLACVGLCCFYIAVKSAEEEKNVPLANDLIRISQNRFTVSDMMRMEKIVLEKLHWKVKGPTALHFLRLFYSRIQQQVEGDSKKVLDIEVLEAQLKACHCCFAFSKVKPSLLAMAILALEIQEQHEYGDAEGLLEALQGIQQHLGIKNGDLVCVRELVGKCLVEYSSTKCQRPNVQRLRWIISGRTARQLKHSYYKIAHLPTIPESAC; this is encoded by the exons ATGATCGACACATTGTCAGGACCAGATGCCCTACCTTTTGCTGTACAGCTCAAGGCCCTTTTGGACCAGGAGGGACGATTCCAGCCCAAACTATGTGGCCTGAGAATCATTGAGACGGCCCAGGACAATGGACTCCGAATGACCGCCAAGCTGAGGGAGTTTGAAGTGCGGGATCTTCTCTCTCTGACCCGTTTCTTTGGATTCAGTGCAGAAACATTCTCTCTTGCCATCAGTATCCTGGATAGATTCCTTGCAGTGATGAAG ATTCAACCCAAACACCTGGCCTGTGTGGGGCTGTGCTGTTTCTACATCGCTGTTAAGTccgcagaggaggagaagaacgTCCCTCTGGCCAACGACCTGATCCGCATCAGCCAGAACCGCTTCACCGTGTCCGACATGATGCGCATGGAGAAGATCGTCCTGGAGAAGCTGCACTGGAAAGTGAAGGGACCTACCGCCCTTCACTTCCTGAGGCTCTTCTACTCTCGCATCCAGCAGCAAGTGGAAGGAGACAG TAAAAAGGTCCTTGACATTGAGGTGCTTGAAGCCCAGTTGAAAGCATGTCACTGCTGTTTTGCCTTCTCCAAAGTTAAG CCATCTCTGCTGGCCATGGCCATACTGGCTCTTGAGATCCAGGAACAGCACGAGTATGGTGACGCTGAAGGCCTTCTGGAGGCCCTGCAGGGGATCCAGCAGCATCTTGGT ATCAAAAATGGTGACTTGGTGTGCGTGAGGGAGCTTGTGGGAAAGTGCCTTGTTGAGTATTCTTCCACAAAGTGCCAAAGACCAAACGTCCAGAGACTTCGATGGATtatttcgggcagaactgcCAGACAACTGAAGCACAGCTACTACAAGATTGCCCACTTGCCAACAATCCCCGAGTCTGCCTGTTGA